Proteins encoded by one window of Fodinicurvata sediminis DSM 21159:
- a CDS encoding DUF2160 domain-containing protein codes for MELNLQWMAWTWQTGLFFAGIFLGLVAMSLWQQVSPTIERVGVLGIATTRGDRFFISLLGSAYIHVLWIGFVDLDLLWASALSIAYAIAVFRWV; via the coding sequence ATGGAACTCAATCTTCAATGGATGGCCTGGACCTGGCAGACGGGCCTGTTCTTCGCAGGCATTTTCCTGGGTCTGGTGGCCATGTCCCTCTGGCAGCAGGTCTCGCCCACGATTGAGCGGGTCGGTGTCCTGGGTATTGCCACGACACGCGGAGACCGCTTCTTCATCTCGCTGCTTGGCAGTGCGTACATACACGTACTCTGGATCGGTTTTGTCGATCTCGACCTGCTCTGGGCCTCTGCGCTCAGCATCGCCTATGCGATTGCGGTTTTCCGGTGGGTCTAG
- a CDS encoding carbohydrate ABC transporter permease, translating to MKGRWLIPTIYIVLLMIPIYWLVNMSFKTNQEILSVLSPVPLNPTLDNYIVIFTDPSWYSGYINSTIYVLLNMFISVAVALPAAYAFSRYRFLGDKHLFFWLLTNRMAPPAVFALPFFQLYSSVGLFDTHIAVALAHCLFNVPLAVWILEGFMSGVPKEIDETAYIDGYSFPKFFVKIFMPQIASGVGVAAFFCFMFSWVELLLARTLTSVNAKPIAATMTRTVSASGLDWGVLAAAGVLTIIPGALVIYFVRNYIAKGFALGRV from the coding sequence ATGAAAGGGCGCTGGCTGATCCCGACGATCTATATCGTCCTGCTGATGATCCCGATCTACTGGCTGGTCAACATGTCCTTCAAGACCAACCAGGAGATTCTGTCGGTTCTTTCTCCCGTTCCGCTGAACCCGACACTGGACAACTACATCGTCATCTTCACCGATCCGTCCTGGTATTCGGGCTACATCAACTCGACGATCTATGTCCTGCTCAATATGTTCATTTCGGTGGCAGTGGCCCTGCCGGCGGCCTATGCCTTCTCGCGCTATCGCTTCCTGGGTGACAAGCACCTGTTCTTCTGGCTGCTGACGAACCGCATGGCGCCGCCGGCCGTCTTCGCGCTTCCATTCTTCCAACTCTATTCTTCGGTTGGCCTGTTCGACACGCACATTGCCGTGGCTCTAGCACACTGCCTGTTCAACGTGCCGTTGGCGGTCTGGATCCTGGAGGGCTTCATGTCGGGAGTTCCCAAGGAGATCGACGAAACGGCATATATCGACGGCTATTCCTTCCCGAAGTTCTTCGTGAAGATCTTCATGCCGCAGATCGCCTCGGGCGTCGGCGTTGCCGCCTTCTTCTGCTTCATGTTCTCCTGGGTCGAGCTGCTGCTGGCACGCACCCTGACCTCGGTCAATGCGAAACCGATCGCGGCAACCATGACTCGAACGGTCTCGGCCTCGGGCCTGGATTGGGGCGTATTGGCGGCGGCCGGGGTGCTGACCATCATTCCCGGCGCGCTGGTGATCTATTTCGTGCGAAACTACATAGCCAAGGGCTTCGCCCTGGGCCGCGTGTAA
- a CDS encoding haloacid dehalogenase type II — MTVCLFDAYGTLLDVHSAVARHADLLGPDASAISALWRSKQLEYSWVHALMGHHRDFWTLTQRALDHALMMHGVRDEMIRDELLQAYLNLEPYPDAVTCLQDLKERGIKTAILSNGAPEMLEPAVRTAGLTDLLDAVLSIEEIGIYKPDPRVYQMGCDHFSVSPSSVVFLSSNPWDAAGAAAFGFRATWINRSGQPQEYPDSPPLDEFEDLDAVAELID; from the coding sequence ATGACCGTCTGTCTTTTCGATGCCTACGGTACCCTTCTGGATGTCCATTCCGCCGTTGCCCGTCATGCAGACCTGCTGGGACCCGACGCAAGCGCAATTTCCGCACTCTGGCGCAGCAAGCAACTGGAATACTCATGGGTCCATGCCCTCATGGGCCATCACCGGGATTTCTGGACCTTGACCCAGCGCGCCCTGGACCATGCGCTGATGATGCATGGCGTGCGCGACGAGATGATACGGGACGAACTCTTGCAGGCCTATCTGAACCTCGAGCCCTATCCGGACGCCGTGACCTGCCTGCAGGACCTGAAGGAGCGCGGAATCAAAACGGCCATCCTGTCGAACGGAGCACCGGAAATGCTCGAGCCCGCTGTCCGGACAGCCGGTCTCACCGATCTGCTTGACGCCGTCTTGTCCATAGAGGAGATCGGAATCTACAAACCGGATCCGCGTGTCTACCAGATGGGCTGCGATCATTTCTCCGTCAGCCCCAGCTCCGTGGTCTTCCTGTCGTCCAACCCCTGGGATGCTGCAGGCGCGGCCGCCTTCGGGTTCCGTGCAACCTGGATCAACCGCAGTGGCCAGCCGCAGGAATATCCGGACAGTCCACCGCTCGACGAATTTGAGGACCTGGATGCCGTCGCCGAGCTGATTGACTGA
- a CDS encoding ABC transporter substrate-binding protein: MLRKTLFTASAMVLALGIQNAMADMEAAERWIDEEFQPSTLSKEEQMKEMEWFIEAAEPFKGMDINVVSETITTHEYESNVLAKAFAEITGINVTHDLIGEGDVIEKLQTEMQSGRSIYDAYINDSDLIGTHSRYDSVIPLSDYMEGEGADVTNPMLDIDDFMGISFTTGPDGKIYQLPDQQFANLYWFRYDWFQREDFQEQFQEIYGYELGVPVNWSAYEDIAEFFSEHVGEIDGEQVYGHMDYGKRDPSLGWRFTDAWLSMAGAGDKGIPNGVPVDEWGIRMEECRPVGSSVERGGATNGPAAVYSLQKYIDWLKAYAPPEAAGMTFSEAGPVPAQGNVAQQIFWYTAFTADMAKEGLPVVDEDGNPKWRMAPSPHGPYWEEGMKLGYQDAGSWTLMKATEPDRRKAAWLYAQFTVSKTVSLKKTHVGLTPIRDSDIRHESFTERAPKLGGLVEFYRSPARVQWTPTGVNVPDYPRLAQLWWQNVAEAVTGEMTAQEAMDSLAQQQDEIMARLERAGVQGDCGPKLNEPRDAQYWFDQEGAPKPKLDNEKPQGETVKYDELVQQWQDAQED, encoded by the coding sequence ATGTTGAGAAAAACACTCTTCACCGCCTCCGCCATGGTACTCGCACTGGGAATCCAGAACGCCATGGCGGACATGGAGGCGGCGGAACGCTGGATCGACGAGGAATTCCAGCCGTCGACCCTGTCCAAGGAAGAACAGATGAAGGAAATGGAATGGTTCATCGAGGCAGCGGAACCATTCAAGGGCATGGATATCAATGTGGTGTCGGAAACCATCACCACGCACGAGTATGAATCCAACGTTCTGGCGAAAGCCTTTGCGGAAATCACGGGCATCAACGTCACCCATGACCTGATCGGCGAAGGTGACGTGATCGAGAAGCTGCAGACCGAGATGCAGTCGGGCCGCAGCATCTATGATGCCTATATCAACGATTCCGATTTGATCGGGACCCACTCGCGCTATGATTCGGTGATCCCGCTCAGCGACTATATGGAAGGCGAAGGCGCGGACGTCACCAACCCCATGCTGGATATCGACGACTTCATGGGGATTTCCTTCACCACTGGGCCGGACGGCAAGATCTATCAGCTGCCGGACCAGCAGTTCGCCAATCTCTATTGGTTCCGCTACGACTGGTTCCAGCGCGAGGATTTCCAGGAGCAGTTCCAGGAGATCTACGGCTACGAACTGGGTGTTCCGGTCAACTGGTCGGCCTATGAGGACATTGCCGAGTTCTTCAGCGAGCATGTTGGTGAGATCGACGGCGAGCAGGTCTATGGCCACATGGACTACGGCAAGCGCGATCCTTCGCTGGGCTGGCGCTTCACCGACGCCTGGCTGTCCATGGCGGGGGCCGGCGACAAGGGCATTCCCAATGGTGTGCCAGTGGATGAATGGGGCATTCGCATGGAGGAGTGCCGTCCTGTCGGATCATCCGTTGAGCGTGGCGGTGCCACCAACGGTCCGGCTGCGGTCTATTCCCTGCAGAAGTACATCGACTGGCTGAAAGCCTATGCACCGCCGGAAGCCGCTGGCATGACCTTCTCTGAAGCCGGGCCGGTGCCGGCGCAGGGCAATGTCGCCCAGCAGATCTTCTGGTACACCGCCTTCACCGCGGACATGGCCAAGGAAGGCCTGCCGGTCGTGGACGAGGACGGTAATCCGAAATGGCGCATGGCTCCCTCTCCGCACGGGCCCTATTGGGAAGAGGGCATGAAGCTGGGCTATCAAGACGCCGGTTCCTGGACCCTGATGAAGGCCACCGAGCCGGATCGCCGAAAGGCCGCCTGGCTCTATGCCCAGTTCACGGTGTCCAAGACCGTCAGCCTGAAGAAGACCCATGTCGGCCTGACCCCGATCCGGGACAGCGATATCCGGCATGAGTCCTTTACCGAGCGGGCGCCGAAGCTGGGTGGCCTGGTGGAGTTCTATCGTTCCCCAGCCCGCGTCCAGTGGACTCCCACTGGCGTGAACGTGCCGGACTATCCGCGTCTGGCCCAGCTGTGGTGGCAGAACGTGGCCGAGGCGGTGACCGGTGAAATGACGGCTCAGGAGGCCATGGACAGCCTGGCTCAGCAGCAGGACGAAATCATGGCGCGCCTGGAGCGTGCCGGCGTCCAAGGCGATTGCGGACCCAAGCTGAACGAACCGCGCGATGCGCAGTACTGGTTCGATCAGGAGGGTGCGCCAAAGCCCAAGCTGGACAATGAGAAGCCCCAGGGCGAGACCGTCAAGTACGATGAACTTGTGCAGCAGTGGCAGGACGCTCAGGAAGACTGA
- the otnI gene encoding 2-oxo-tetronate isomerase, with the protein MSRLAANLSLMFTEWPFLERFDVAAACGFKGVEYLSPYDIPPQELARKLKDAGLQQVLFNLSPGDKEAGERGLAALPGRQAEFRETLQRALEYAAILECPQLHVMAGIPNADEPPALCREVYLDNLRYASEEAAKAGCRLLIEPINQRDMPGYYLSLQEDAMTLLSEVDADNLRLQFDLYHCQIMQGDLERRLRTQMPQISHIQVAGVPERHEPSVGEVNYPYLFSVMDELGYDGWVGCEYHPLGGTLEGLDWAQAYGISASLPG; encoded by the coding sequence ATGTCCCGCTTAGCAGCCAATCTTTCCCTCATGTTCACGGAATGGCCGTTTCTGGAGCGTTTCGACGTGGCGGCTGCCTGCGGCTTCAAAGGCGTTGAATACCTTTCGCCCTACGATATTCCTCCACAGGAACTGGCGAGAAAACTGAAGGATGCAGGCCTGCAGCAGGTGTTGTTCAACCTGTCACCCGGTGACAAGGAGGCGGGTGAGCGCGGACTTGCGGCCCTGCCCGGACGCCAAGCGGAGTTCAGGGAGACGCTTCAGCGGGCGTTGGAGTATGCCGCGATTCTGGAATGTCCGCAGCTCCACGTCATGGCCGGGATCCCTAATGCAGACGAACCGCCTGCGCTTTGCCGCGAGGTTTATCTGGACAACTTGCGTTACGCGAGCGAAGAGGCCGCGAAGGCAGGGTGTCGATTGTTGATCGAGCCGATCAACCAGCGAGATATGCCAGGATACTATCTCAGCCTGCAGGAGGATGCGATGACGCTGCTGAGCGAGGTTGACGCAGACAATCTGAGGCTGCAATTCGACCTCTATCATTGCCAGATCATGCAGGGTGACCTGGAAAGACGTCTTCGCACGCAGATGCCACAGATCAGCCACATCCAGGTGGCCGGGGTGCCGGAACGCCATGAACCCTCGGTGGGTGAGGTCAATTATCCCTATCTTTTCAGTGTAATGGATGAACTTGGCTACGACGGCTGGGTCGGTTGCGAGTATCATCCGCTGGGCGGGACCCTGGAAGGGCTGGACTGGGCGCAGGCCTATGGGATTTCAGCCAGCTTGCCCGGGTGA
- a CDS encoding L-fuculose-phosphate aldolase, with product MTDREQRSAIIQACLEMNRNGLNQGTSGNISARHENGLLITPSGLAYEKLRPEDIIFLDMQGQPHGRWKPSSEWRFHRDILHARPEAGAVVHVHSPYATALAILGREIPAIHYMIAAAGGPTIRCAPYATFGTEELSRHAVEALEGRAACLLANHGMIAVGPDLAKALWLAGEVETLARQYHACLQVGEPVILSDAEIACVVEKFRSYGPAAQEAASSTSD from the coding sequence ATGACAGACCGGGAACAGCGCAGCGCGATCATACAGGCCTGCCTGGAGATGAACAGGAACGGGCTGAATCAGGGCACGTCCGGCAACATCAGTGCAAGGCACGAGAATGGCCTGCTCATAACCCCGAGCGGTCTCGCCTATGAGAAGCTTCGGCCCGAGGATATCATCTTCCTGGATATGCAGGGACAGCCCCACGGCCGCTGGAAGCCATCCAGCGAATGGCGCTTCCACAGGGATATCCTGCATGCACGTCCGGAGGCTGGCGCCGTGGTCCATGTTCACTCACCCTACGCCACGGCGCTTGCCATACTGGGGCGTGAAATACCGGCCATTCATTACATGATTGCGGCGGCAGGTGGACCGACCATCCGCTGTGCGCCCTATGCCACCTTCGGCACCGAAGAGTTGTCTCGGCATGCCGTGGAGGCGCTGGAAGGGCGCGCGGCCTGCCTGCTGGCCAACCACGGCATGATCGCAGTGGGGCCTGACCTTGCAAAAGCTCTCTGGCTGGCCGGGGAGGTCGAAACCCTGGCGCGTCAGTACCATGCCTGCCTGCAGGTGGGCGAACCTGTTATCCTGTCCGATGCCGAGATTGCTTGTGTGGTCGAGAAGTTCCGTTCCTATGGGCCTGCAGCCCAGGAAGCCGCTTCATCAACGTCGGATTGA
- a CDS encoding CC0125/CC1285 family lipoprotein yields the protein MKRSITIAAAWLFLSACSTTPSVYAPAEDGRYGYSEQRLEDNRYRVSYSGNSATSREEVEDYLLYRASELTLQNGYDHFVITSRDTEPRTSYYGNGSPYAGWPPGYGFYGYGGSGFGWGLSTSTSRPVTRYRAYADIVLHRGEKPEGNDWAYDARDVMNQLGPRIVHQVEK from the coding sequence ATGAAACGCTCCATCACGATTGCCGCTGCCTGGCTGTTTCTGAGCGCTTGCAGCACCACACCATCGGTCTATGCGCCGGCCGAAGATGGAAGGTATGGCTATTCGGAGCAGCGGCTGGAGGATAATCGCTACCGTGTTTCCTACTCCGGAAACAGTGCGACGTCGCGCGAAGAGGTCGAGGACTATCTGCTCTACCGCGCTTCCGAGCTTACCCTGCAGAACGGGTACGACCATTTCGTTATAACCTCACGGGATACCGAACCGCGCACCTCCTATTACGGCAATGGCTCGCCCTATGCCGGTTGGCCGCCCGGATACGGTTTCTATGGCTATGGCGGCAGCGGTTTCGGGTGGGGACTGTCCACCAGCACGAGCCGTCCTGTCACACGCTACAGAGCGTATGCGGATATCGTCCTTCATCGCGGCGAGAAGCCAGAGGGGAACGATTGGGCCTATGATGCGCGCGATGTCATGAACCAGCTGGGTCCGAGAATCGTCCATCAGGTTGAAAAGTGA
- a CDS encoding quaternary amine ABC transporter ATP-binding protein, which produces MTDKLVVKNLFKVFGPDPDQAVELAKQGVAKDEIYRQTESVVAVNDVSLSVKERELFVVMGLSGSGKSTLIRCFNRLIDPTSGEILIDGESLTNAGEEELRQLRKNKMSMVFQHFALFPHKTVCENAEYGLKVRGISRRERREKAMAALEAVGLDAWADAYPDNLSGGMQQRVGLARGLAVDPEVLLMDEPFSALDPLIRREMQDELAGIQEKYKTTIIFITHDLHEALKLGDHIAIMKDGRFVQVGPPEEIVTAPADDYVSAFTHDVDRGRVLRAESVMEAPVTLQAGKDTASSALARMDEAGQDCLYVVDEKGQPAGYIRRAMLADLSGDTKITDVMESSYPRTDPDRLLFELYEQCAEGVPVAVQSEDGKFLGVVQPSQVFTELVSDETATESQDKAPAGAAQ; this is translated from the coding sequence GTGACAGACAAGCTAGTTGTAAAGAATCTCTTCAAGGTCTTTGGACCGGACCCTGACCAGGCAGTCGAACTGGCAAAGCAGGGTGTTGCCAAGGACGAAATCTATCGCCAGACAGAAAGTGTTGTTGCCGTCAACGATGTATCCCTGTCCGTCAAGGAGCGGGAGCTTTTCGTTGTCATGGGGCTGTCAGGCTCCGGCAAGTCCACGCTTATCCGCTGCTTCAACCGTTTGATCGATCCCACCAGCGGGGAGATCCTGATCGACGGCGAGTCCTTGACGAACGCTGGCGAGGAGGAACTTCGCCAGTTGCGCAAGAACAAGATGTCGATGGTCTTCCAGCACTTTGCGCTCTTCCCGCACAAGACGGTCTGTGAGAATGCAGAGTATGGCTTGAAGGTGCGCGGTATATCGCGTCGCGAACGGCGCGAGAAGGCCATGGCGGCACTGGAGGCGGTGGGACTGGATGCCTGGGCGGATGCCTATCCAGACAATCTGAGTGGTGGCATGCAGCAGCGTGTGGGGCTGGCGCGCGGCTTGGCCGTGGACCCCGAGGTCCTGTTGATGGACGAGCCCTTCAGCGCCCTTGACCCGCTGATCCGTCGTGAGATGCAGGATGAATTGGCAGGCATTCAGGAAAAGTACAAGACCACCATCATCTTCATCACCCATGACCTGCATGAAGCCCTGAAGCTGGGTGATCACATCGCGATCATGAAGGATGGGCGCTTCGTTCAGGTCGGACCACCCGAAGAAATCGTGACCGCACCGGCGGATGATTACGTTTCGGCCTTCACCCATGATGTGGATCGTGGACGTGTCCTGCGTGCCGAATCCGTTATGGAGGCGCCGGTGACACTGCAGGCCGGCAAGGATACGGCCTCCAGTGCCCTAGCTCGCATGGACGAGGCCGGTCAGGATTGCCTCTATGTGGTGGACGAGAAAGGCCAGCCCGCGGGATATATACGTCGGGCCATGCTCGCCGACCTGTCGGGCGATACGAAGATCACCGACGTGATGGAAAGCAGCTATCCACGGACCGATCCGGATCGGCTTCTCTTCGAACTTTACGAACAGTGCGCAGAGGGTGTCCCCGTGGCGGTCCAGTCCGAGGACGGGAAGTTCCTGGGCGTCGTGCAGCCCTCGCAGGTCTTCACCGAACTGGTGAGCGACGAGACCGCGACAGAGAGCCAGGACAAGGCTCCTGCCGGCGCCGCACAGTAG
- a CDS encoding carbohydrate ABC transporter permease gives MERKVNQKAWFLVLPVVLIVCFSAIIPLMTVVNYSLQDTFGGNEFFWAGLAWFEDILNSSRFHDALWRQFLFSGLILLIEIPLGVIVALSMPRRGLGVPVCLVLMALPLLIPWNVVGTIWQIFGRVDIGLLGWAVNSLGLSYNYTTDPLSAWVTVVLMDVWHWTSLVVLLAYAGLRSIPEAYYQAARIDGASRWAVFRHIQLPKIRRVLVIAILLRFMDSFMIYTEPFVVTGGGPGSATSFLSVDLVKMAIGQFDLGRAAAMSIIYFLIILALSWVFYTVMTAKRREEMEMNL, from the coding sequence ATGGAACGCAAGGTCAATCAGAAAGCCTGGTTTCTGGTCCTGCCGGTGGTCCTGATCGTCTGTTTCAGCGCGATTATCCCGCTGATGACCGTGGTCAATTATTCCCTTCAGGATACCTTCGGCGGAAATGAATTCTTCTGGGCCGGACTGGCCTGGTTCGAGGACATCCTGAATTCCAGCCGCTTCCATGATGCACTCTGGCGTCAGTTCCTCTTTTCCGGCCTGATCCTTTTGATTGAGATTCCCCTTGGCGTGATTGTGGCGCTTTCCATGCCGCGGCGTGGGCTCGGTGTGCCGGTTTGTCTGGTCCTGATGGCCCTACCCTTGCTGATTCCATGGAACGTCGTCGGCACCATTTGGCAGATTTTCGGGCGTGTGGATATCGGGCTGCTTGGTTGGGCCGTGAACAGTCTAGGCCTCAGTTACAACTATACGACCGATCCGCTCAGTGCCTGGGTGACCGTGGTGCTGATGGATGTCTGGCACTGGACATCCCTGGTCGTGCTGCTGGCCTATGCCGGCCTGCGTTCGATTCCTGAGGCCTATTACCAGGCTGCGCGGATCGACGGGGCCTCTCGCTGGGCGGTCTTCCGCCACATCCAGCTGCCCAAGATCCGCCGGGTTCTGGTCATCGCCATACTGCTGCGCTTCATGGACAGCTTCATGATCTATACCGAACCCTTCGTGGTGACCGGGGGTGGTCCGGGAAGTGCCACGAGCTTCCTGTCGGTGGATTTGGTGAAGATGGCTATCGGCCAGTTCGACCTGGGTCGCGCTGCCGCCATGTCGATCATCTACTTCCTTATCATACTGGCGCTGTCCTGGGTGTTCTACACAGTAATGACGGCCAAGCGGCGCGAGGAAATGGAGATGAACCTATGA
- a CDS encoding YeiH family protein, protein MKRTKDAARKLSDWFQALPELLPGLLFSILIAMAAHFITDHYGGPTILFALLLGMAFNFVSAEPRFAPGVGFTAKQILRIGVALLGARITVEQILALGGEVMLAVAAAVVLTIGFGFLAARTLGLNSRFGILSAGSVAICGASAAAAISSVLPNYKSKERDTVFTIIGVTTLSTAAMILYPVIAGLFNFDDTQTGVFLGGTIHDVAQVVGAGYSVSDEAGDTATIIKLLRVALLVPVVLTISLAARRISDGSGGGKAGNLLPGFLIAFLLIVGANSLTLIPESVQNVLSEASRWCIITAIAALGVKTSLVEMVKVGGRAIGMIVAETVFIASIVIAALMTI, encoded by the coding sequence ATGAAAAGAACAAAAGATGCCGCCCGGAAACTGAGCGATTGGTTTCAGGCGTTGCCCGAGCTGCTGCCAGGCCTGCTGTTCAGTATCCTGATTGCCATGGCCGCACACTTCATCACCGATCACTACGGTGGGCCGACGATCCTCTTTGCCCTCTTGCTGGGCATGGCCTTCAATTTCGTCTCCGCCGAACCCCGCTTTGCGCCGGGCGTGGGCTTCACGGCAAAGCAGATCCTGCGTATCGGCGTGGCCCTGCTGGGCGCGCGCATCACGGTGGAGCAGATCCTGGCGCTGGGGGGCGAAGTCATGCTGGCCGTGGCGGCCGCTGTCGTGCTGACCATCGGTTTCGGCTTCCTGGCTGCCCGGACACTGGGGCTCAACAGCCGTTTCGGGATCCTGTCCGCCGGTTCGGTGGCCATCTGCGGCGCCTCGGCCGCGGCCGCCATCTCATCGGTCCTCCCGAACTACAAGAGCAAGGAACGCGACACGGTCTTCACCATCATCGGCGTGACCACGCTCAGCACGGCCGCCATGATCCTCTATCCCGTGATTGCCGGACTTTTCAATTTCGACGACACCCAGACCGGCGTCTTCCTGGGCGGCACCATTCATGACGTCGCCCAGGTCGTGGGCGCAGGCTACAGTGTCTCGGACGAGGCCGGCGATACGGCCACCATCATCAAGCTTCTGCGCGTTGCGCTGCTGGTGCCGGTGGTCCTGACCATATCCCTGGCAGCACGCCGCATTTCGGATGGCAGCGGCGGCGGCAAGGCCGGAAACCTGCTGCCCGGCTTCCTGATTGCCTTCCTGCTGATCGTGGGCGCCAACAGCCTGACACTCATTCCCGAGAGCGTTCAGAACGTGCTCAGCGAGGCCTCACGCTGGTGCATCATCACCGCGATTGCCGCATTGGGGGTCAAGACCTCCCTGGTCGAGATGGTGAAAGTCGGAGGCCGTGCCATCGGCATGATCGTAGCCGAAACCGTCTTCATCGCCTCCATCGTGATTGCCGCCCTGATGACAATCTGA
- the glpK gene encoding glycerol kinase GlpK gives MAKYVMAIDQGTTSSRAILFDRDHQIAAVAQQEFKQYFPRSGWVEHDPEDIWRSVLETCREAMNKAGAAAADIAAIGITNQRETTLVWDRNTGEAIHKAIVWQDRRTADNCAAMKKAGHESEVRSRTGLLLDSYFSGTKVAWILDHVDGARERAERGELVFGTVDSFLIWRLTGGKRHVTDATNASRTLLYNIHKGTWDRELLSILNVHESMLPEVLDSAAAFGETEPELFGEEIPILGVAGDQQAASVGQACFEPGMIKSTYGTGCFALLNTGSQSVISRNRLLTTVLYQLDGKPTYALEGSIFVAGAAVQWLRDELGLIETAAETAELADRSDPNQDVYLVPAFTGMGAPYWDSAARGAMFGLSRGTGVPEFARAALEAVGYQTRDLLEAMRGDWGGGSLSDTVLRVDGGMVASDWLMQFLADILDAPVDRPTVLETTASGAAYLAGYKAGFYEEPKVFAERWNLDRRFAPQMSEKDRARKYEGWQDAISRTLVRDPGG, from the coding sequence ATGGCCAAGTATGTGATGGCAATTGATCAGGGAACCACGTCTTCACGGGCCATCCTTTTCGACAGGGACCATCAGATTGCCGCCGTGGCGCAGCAGGAGTTCAAGCAGTATTTCCCGCGCTCAGGCTGGGTGGAGCATGACCCCGAGGACATATGGCGCAGCGTGTTGGAAACCTGTCGGGAGGCTATGAACAAGGCGGGGGCTGCGGCCGCTGACATTGCAGCGATCGGGATCACGAACCAGAGAGAGACAACTCTGGTTTGGGATCGCAATACGGGCGAAGCGATACACAAGGCCATCGTCTGGCAGGACCGTCGCACGGCAGACAACTGTGCAGCGATGAAGAAGGCCGGACATGAAAGCGAGGTGCGTTCGCGTACAGGCCTGCTGCTGGATTCCTATTTTTCCGGCACGAAGGTGGCCTGGATTCTCGATCATGTGGACGGAGCGCGTGAAAGGGCGGAACGCGGCGAGCTTGTATTCGGCACCGTGGACAGTTTTCTCATCTGGCGACTGACAGGTGGGAAGCGACATGTCACAGATGCCACCAATGCTTCGCGGACATTGCTTTACAATATCCACAAGGGGACCTGGGACCGGGAGTTGCTCTCCATACTGAACGTCCATGAAAGCATGCTGCCGGAGGTTCTGGACTCGGCTGCCGCATTCGGCGAGACCGAACCTGAACTGTTCGGGGAAGAGATCCCCATCCTTGGTGTTGCCGGTGACCAGCAGGCGGCTTCGGTCGGGCAGGCCTGTTTCGAACCGGGCATGATCAAGTCGACCTACGGCACAGGGTGCTTTGCCCTGCTGAATACGGGCTCGCAGTCGGTGATTTCCCGCAACCGGCTTCTGACAACCGTGCTCTACCAACTGGATGGCAAGCCCACCTATGCCCTGGAGGGATCGATCTTTGTCGCGGGAGCTGCGGTCCAGTGGTTGCGCGATGAACTGGGATTGATCGAGACGGCAGCCGAGACGGCAGAACTGGCGGATCGCTCTGATCCGAACCAGGATGTCTATCTGGTGCCCGCCTTTACCGGCATGGGGGCCCCCTATTGGGATTCAGCGGCGCGGGGTGCCATGTTCGGCTTGAGCCGGGGAACCGGAGTGCCCGAATTTGCCCGTGCGGCCCTGGAAGCTGTGGGCTATCAGACCCGCGATCTGCTCGAGGCCATGCGCGGGGATTGGGGAGGCGGATCCCTGAGCGACACCGTTCTGCGCGTGGACGGCGGTATGGTCGCGAGCGACTGGCTGATGCAGTTCCTGGCGGATATCCTGGATGCGCCCGTCGACCGACCGACGGTCCTGGAGACGACGGCTTCTGGCGCCGCCTACCTGGCCGGTTACAAGGCAGGCTTCTATGAAGAGCCGAAGGTCTTTGCCGAACGCTGGAACCTGGACCGGCGGTTTGCACCGCAGATGTCGGAGAAGGATCGGGCCCGCAAGTACGAGGGCTGGCAGGATGCGATCTCCAGAACCCTTGTGCGTGATCCCGGTGGTTGA
- a CDS encoding CsbD family protein, which translates to MNWDTIKGDWRQFRGKLQEHWGKLTDDDLDVIDGKRDQLIGRIQERYGLAQEEAEKEVRAWEERS; encoded by the coding sequence ATGAATTGGGATACCATCAAGGGCGACTGGCGCCAGTTTCGCGGTAAGCTCCAGGAGCATTGGGGCAAACTGACCGACGATGACCTGGACGTGATCGATGGAAAGCGCGATCAACTGATTGGCCGTATCCAGGAGCGCTATGGCCTGGCGCAGGAGGAAGCCGAAAAGGAAGTGCGCGCTTGGGAGGAACGTTCCTGA